A window of the Microcaecilia unicolor chromosome 5, aMicUni1.1, whole genome shotgun sequence genome harbors these coding sequences:
- the DUSP5 gene encoding dual specificity protein phosphatase 5 yields the protein MAARMKVKSVGCRLLRKSLRKELARCLVLDCRPYLAFSASSVKGSLNVNLNSVVIRRARGGPAPVQFVVPDEAARTRLREGGVSAVIVLDEGTPHWQKLKKDSTAQIVLNTLTTLQAGPKVCFLKGGYATFYSQYPECCIEQKSFSLEGSELDINLSHCEKQSAKPPYDQGSPVEILPFLYLGSAYHASRCELLANFHITALLNVSRKSSDAFKEQYLYKWIPVEDSHTADISSHFQEAIDFIDTVRRAGGRVLVHCEAGISRSPTICMAYLMKTKKFRLEEAFDYIKQRRNVVSPNFGFMGQLLHYESECLSSTGSAHTASCKREAVSCFTEELTLRKSFDASCYAFPTSVLTSVPIHSPVHQLKLSPITASSSG from the exons ATGGCTGCAAGGATGAAGGTGAAATCCGTGGGCTGCCGCCTGCTCAGGAAAAGCCTGAGGAAAGAGCTGGCTCGCTGCTTGGTTCTGGACTGCCGACCCTACCTGGCCTTTTCCGCCTCCAGCGTGAAGGGATCCCTGAACGTGAACCTCAATTCGGTGGTGATCCGCCGGGCCAGAGGCGGGCCTGCACCCGTTCAGTTCGTGGTGCCCGATGAGGCTGCCCGCACCCGGCTGCGGGAGGGCGGCGTGTCGGCAGTGATCGTGCTGGACGAAGGCACCCCTCACTGGCAGAAGCTGAAGAAAGACAGCACGGCCCAGATCGTCTTGAACACGCTGACCACCCTGCAGGCAGGACCCAAAGTCTGCTTTCTGAAAG GAGGATATGCAACCTTTTACTCCCAGTATCCTGAGTGCTGCATAGAACAAAAATCATTTTCACTAGAAGGAAGTGAACTGGACATAAACCTCAGCCATTGTGAAAAGCAGAGTGCGAAACCTCCTTATGATCAG GGCAGTCCAGTTGAAATCCTTCCCTTTCTCTACCTCGGCAGTGCCTACCATGCTTCCAGATGTGAACTTTTGGCTAATTTTCACATCACAGCCTTACTCAACGTCTCTAGGAAAAGTTCCGACGCTTTCAAAGAGCAATATCTCTATAAATGGATCCCCGTGGAGGACAGTCACACAGCAGACATCAGTTCTCACTTCCAAGAAGCTATAGACTTTATCG acacCGTCAGACGAGCTGGTGGCAGAGTCCTTGTTCACTGTGAGGCTGGCATCTCGCGGTCCCCTACCATTTGTATGGCTTACCTCATGAAAACCAAGAAATTCCGCCTGGAGGAGGCTTTTGACTATATCAAGCAGCGTCGGAACGTCGTCTCGCCCAATTTTGGTTTCATGGGACAGTTACTGCACTATGAATCCGAGTGTCTCTCTTCCACTGGCAGCGCTCACACGGCATCCTGCAAGAGAGAGGCTGTTTCTTGCTTCACGGAGGAGCTGACTTTAAGGAAGAGCTTCGATGcctcttgctacgcctttcctacCTCAGTTTTGACTTCCGTACCCATTCACTCCCCCGTGCACCAGCTGAAACTGAGCCCCATCACGGCGTCGTCTTCAGGCTGA